The Gehongia tenuis sequence ACATCTTCCCGATTTCCAGATAATCGGATGTCACCAGCTCCTGCTGTGGGAAAATCTTGCGGATGGTCTGTAAGGGTTGTGTTCCCCATCCAAGCTCCACAACCCCTGTTAATCGGTTTTCATGGTAAATCCCCAAAAAGTAGACGCAGAGCCGTGGTATCACTTTGGAATAATGGTACTCCCGTATGAAAGCGACCGCTGTATCTTTAGGGATTTCCCGTATTGCTAAACGCTCAATAAATCTAATTCTCCTTTCTGTCGGTTGTCAAAATCCCATTAACAGGCTTATTTTCCGTTGAGATTGTCCTTTCTCGGCTGCTGGTTATGGTTCTGTGGGTTGGCTGTTGGCTGAACGCCTTTATTCTTCAATACAATATCGTCGGCTTTGATGTACCAGTCCACGTCTGCCCCTTGAAACGTGGCAGTCGCCACCGTATCCGCCACCGGGTTGATGATCTCCACCTCGGCGTTGTAGTCAAACTCTTTTAACGGCACAGAAGCCGGGATACTCACCTGTATCATGCGCCCCTGTCCTCTGGACTTCAAATCATACGTGCGCTCCTTGATTTCCTCGGACACTGTGCCATCCTCATTCTGGATGTGTACCTCACGTCTAAGGGCAGAGAATTTCAGCACGCCAAATGTCTTTTCCTTGTCTATGATAATTCCGTTTGCTAATCTCATAATCTCTCGACCTCCTTATGCTTTCACCATGTCGTCAGCGGACAGGATATAGTTGGTAAATCCACGGGTGCCGATTTTGTAACCGTTAGCCGTGATTTTCGGGTTGATAAGTTTTACCTTTTCCTCCACCTCAAAATTTTTCTCTCCGGCAGAAGCAGGCAGGACAACAATAATGTCGTCGGCTCTCTGTACGTCAGAGTACAGATTGAAACTTCGGGAAATGACCGTCATGCGCCCGTTTACCCGACGCTGCTCGGTCTTGCCCTCTCCGGCATATTCCAAGTTTCCGAATGTCTTTTCCATGTTAGGGATTACGTGTTTTAATTCCATATGTGTTTACCTCTTTTCTTTCTATGTGTGTAGCTTTAAGGAAAGAGCATGGGGGAGCTACAATCCCCCATACCCCCTAGTGGACTGTTTTTTTCTATCAATCAAAAAGACGATTGACAGAAAAGAAACAGTGTAAAGGTTTTATCCGGCAGTGTGAACCTCCCGGCAGGCGGCGAGCGTGTATGCAGCTTCATAGGCAGTCACCTCACAATTTACTCATTGCTGCCATGTTTCACAGAACGGCGTTTCTTATAAGCTGCAAATCCAATACCAGCCGCAGAGAGTCCAAACAGGACAGCAAAGGCAGCCACATTTGTGCTGTC is a genomic window containing:
- a CDS encoding YdcP family protein — translated: MELKHVIPNMEKTFGNLEYAGEGKTEQRRVNGRMTVISRSFNLYSDVQRADDIIVVLPASAGEKNFEVEEKVKLINPKITANGYKIGTRGFTNYILSADDMVKA
- a CDS encoding YdcP family protein, with the translated sequence MRLANGIIIDKEKTFGVLKFSALRREVHIQNEDGTVSEEIKERTYDLKSRGQGRMIQVSIPASVPLKEFDYNAEVEIINPVADTVATATFQGADVDWYIKADDIVLKNKGVQPTANPQNHNQQPRKDNLNGK